A section of the Malania oleifera isolate guangnan ecotype guangnan chromosome 2, ASM2987363v1, whole genome shotgun sequence genome encodes:
- the LOC131148862 gene encoding fatty acyl-CoA reductase 3-like — protein MEQGSIVHFLENKTILITGATGFLAKIFVEKILRIQPNINKLYLLIRAENSEYDVAMGINTMGALHVLNFAKNCAKIRMLVHVSTAYVWGERGGVLPESPFYMCETLNGTSGLDIYKEKKLIEERLHELHSNGATEEAITLALKDLGVQRARLYGWPNTYVFSKAMGEMVLGHLKGNLPLVIVRPTVITSTYKEPFPGWVEGLRTIDSFIVAYGKGKLSFFPSDPTTIIDVIPADMVVNSIIVAIVIQANQPSMVIYQVGSSARNPVRHADLQDYTLHYFTKNPWISKDGKPIKVRKITAVTTMASFHRHMATRRFLLLKGLKLANMAFCQYFQGTYMKLNRQMKFLIRLIELFKPYFFFMGIFDDTNSEKLQMVARETTVDAEAFGFNSRCIDWEDYFMNTHIPGVVKYLFK, from the exons ATGGAGCAGGGAAGTATAGTCCACTTTCTTGAGAACAAGACCATTTTGATCACTGGTGCCACTGGCTTTCTAGCTAAGa TTTTTGTTGAGAAGATACTTCGGATTCAACCAAATATCAACAAGCTCTATCTTCTTATAAGAGCTGAAAATTCGGA ATATGATGTGGCAATGGGGATCAATACCATGGGAGCTCTGCATGTTCTAAACTTTGCAAAGAACTGCGCTAAAATAAGGATGCTTGTGCATGTTTCAACCG CTTATGTATGGGGTGAACGTGGTGGAGTTCTACCAGAGAGCCCTTTTTATATGTGTGAAACACTGAACGGGACATCGGGTTTAGACATTTATAAAGAGAAAAAGCTGATCGAGGAAAGGCTGCATGAACTTCATTCGAACGGAGCTACAGAAGAGGCAATTACATTGGCGCTAAAGGATTTGGGTGTCCAAAG GGCAAGGCTATACGGGTGGCCAAACACGTACGTTTTCAGCAAAGCAATGGGGGAGATGGTATTGGGACACTTGAAAGGCAACCTACCCCTAGTTATCGTGCGCCCCACCGTGATCACCAGTACTTACAAAGAGCCATTCCCTGGCTGGGTTGAAGGCCTCAG GACCATTGACAGCTTCATTGTTGCATATGGTAAGGGGAAATTGTCATTCTTCCCTAGCGATCCGACTACCATCATTGATGTG ATTCCGGCGGACATGGTGGTGAATTCAATAATTGTAGCCATAGTAATTCAAGCAAATCAACCTTCTATGGTCATTTACCAAGTAGGATCCTCGGCGAGAAATCCAGTGAGACACGCGGATCTTCAAGATTACACGCTGCATTACTTCACCAAGAATCCATGGATTAGCAAGGATGGGAAGCCTATCAAGGTTAGAAAGATTACTGCAGTGACCACCATGGCTAGCTTCCATAGACACATGGCAACTCGTCGCTTTCTACTGCTAAAG GGATTGAAATTGGCAAATATGGCATTTTGCCAATATTTTCAGGGAACTTATATGAAACTCAATCGACAAATGAAGTTCCTAATACGGTTGATAGAACTCTTCAAACCCTACTTCTTCTTTATGGGCAT CTTCGATGATACGAACTCGGAGAAGCTGCAAATGGTTGCAAGAGAAACCACTGTGGATGCGGAGGCTTTTGGCTTCAATTCTAGGTGCATCGATTGGGAAGACTACTTCATGAACACTCACATTCCTGGAGTTGTGAAATACTTGTTCAAGTGA